A genomic stretch from Croceibacterium aestuarii includes:
- a CDS encoding ArdC family protein translates to MPTQVRADVYTRVTEAILAAIEAGTGNWRMPWHHSGADVTRPTNIASGKPYRGINTVSLWAAAYGGGYASGVWGTYRQWQDRGAQVRKGEQASLGVLWKEISRRDDEQDDEDGGKGRRLFARAFSLFNADQVDGYAPEPGPVLPESERLAAAEAFIAALGIDTVYGSSSAYYHLGEDRIYMPHFATFRSAHGFYGTHIHECAHASGAAHRLDRDFSARWTKDALAMEEATAELTASFLLADLGIAHDPRPDHAAYIASWLQVLKNDSRAIFTAASKAQAAADWMHAQQP, encoded by the coding sequence ATGCCAACTCAGGTACGAGCCGACGTCTATACTCGGGTCACCGAGGCGATCCTTGCAGCGATCGAAGCCGGTACGGGCAACTGGCGCATGCCATGGCATCACAGCGGCGCCGATGTCACCCGGCCGACCAACATCGCCAGCGGCAAGCCCTATCGCGGCATCAACACGGTGTCGCTCTGGGCGGCGGCCTATGGCGGCGGCTATGCGAGCGGGGTCTGGGGCACTTATCGTCAGTGGCAGGACCGCGGCGCCCAGGTCCGCAAGGGCGAGCAGGCCAGCCTCGGCGTCCTCTGGAAGGAGATCAGCCGGCGCGACGACGAGCAGGATGACGAAGATGGCGGCAAGGGACGGCGGCTCTTCGCCCGGGCGTTCAGCCTGTTCAACGCCGATCAGGTCGACGGCTACGCGCCCGAGCCCGGGCCGGTCCTGCCCGAGAGCGAGCGCCTTGCGGCCGCCGAGGCCTTCATCGCCGCGCTCGGTATCGACACGGTCTACGGGTCGAGCAGCGCCTATTACCATCTCGGCGAAGACCGCATCTACATGCCGCACTTCGCAACCTTCCGTAGCGCGCATGGATTCTACGGCACCCATATCCACGAGTGTGCCCATGCCAGCGGCGCGGCGCATCGGCTCGACCGGGATTTCAGCGCCAGGTGGACCAAGGACGCGCTCGCGATGGAGGAAGCGACCGCCGAGCTGACCGCCTCGTTCCTGCTTGCCGACCTCGGCATCGCGCACGATCCGCGTCCCGATCATGCCGCCTATATCGCCTCCTGGCTTCAGGTGCTGAAGAACGACAGCCGCGCGATCTTCACTGCGGCCAGCAAGGCGCAGGCGGCGGCCGATTGGATGCACGCCCAGCAGCCGTGA
- the merB gene encoding mercuric reductase encodes MTLATPADAAPEPTVAFPDGTVVPDWTAVTAPSAHSALTALFAAFIGRRWHGIDSTEDEVRRAILRAYVTQGHAPAPVEIAAAVALPPGDVAAALHRLAGRDLVVLDGDGRVSGAYPFTDAPSEHQVEAAGITMGAMCALDALGICTIAPHASLIRSSCRQCRRSLAIHVHDRGCTLGDVVPEGILVWSGHRYTGGCAASSLCTQQAFFCHADHLEAWRMDGSVTARDGIRLTLREALQVGRAIFAPMLGGILPWPITT; translated from the coding sequence GTGACGCTTGCCACCCCCGCTGACGCTGCCCCTGAACCGACGGTTGCATTCCCCGACGGCACCGTCGTCCCGGACTGGACTGCGGTCACCGCGCCAAGCGCCCATTCGGCCCTGACAGCGCTGTTCGCGGCATTTATCGGCCGCAGGTGGCATGGCATCGACAGCACCGAGGACGAGGTGCGGCGTGCCATCCTCCGGGCCTATGTCACCCAGGGCCACGCGCCGGCGCCGGTGGAGATCGCTGCCGCGGTTGCGCTCCCGCCCGGCGACGTGGCCGCAGCGCTCCACCGGCTCGCCGGACGCGATCTCGTGGTCCTCGACGGCGACGGCCGAGTGAGCGGCGCCTATCCTTTCACCGATGCTCCCAGTGAGCATCAGGTGGAGGCCGCGGGTATCACGATGGGAGCCATGTGCGCCCTCGACGCGCTGGGGATCTGCACGATCGCACCGCACGCCAGCCTCATCCGCTCGTCATGCCGCCAATGCCGGCGCTCGCTTGCGATCCATGTCCACGACCGGGGCTGCACCTTGGGCGACGTCGTGCCCGAGGGGATTCTCGTCTGGTCCGGTCATCGCTACACCGGCGGCTGTGCAGCGTCTTCGCTCTGCACTCAGCAGGCTTTCTTCTGCCATGCCGATCATCTTGAAGCCTGGCGTATGGACGGTTCCGTGACCGCCCGCGACGGCATTCGCCTGACCCTGCGCGAGGCCCTCCAGGTCGGCCGCGCGATCTTTGCACCGATGCTCGGAGGGATATTGCCATGGCCCATTACGACCTGA
- a CDS encoding MerR family transcriptional regulator — translation MAATAAIQIGELSRRTSCNIETIRYYERIGLLPVPPRRGRYRSYGREDVARLGFVRRARELGFTLDEVRALLGLAAGGQASCTEVRELAASHLQDVRARIADLRRMERVLADSVRACDAGQDPGCPLLDALGAEVRAA, via the coding sequence ATGGCCGCAACCGCCGCGATCCAGATCGGCGAACTCTCGCGCCGTACCAGCTGCAACATCGAGACGATCCGCTATTACGAGCGGATCGGGCTGCTGCCCGTTCCGCCGCGGCGCGGCCGTTACCGCAGCTACGGTCGGGAGGACGTGGCTCGCCTGGGCTTCGTGCGCCGTGCGAGGGAGCTGGGCTTCACCCTTGACGAGGTGCGCGCCTTGCTCGGACTCGCGGCCGGCGGCCAGGCCTCCTGCACCGAAGTCCGCGAGCTCGCGGCGTCGCATCTGCAGGATGTGCGCGCGCGGATCGCGGACCTCAGGCGGATGGAACGGGTTCTGGCAGACTCGGTGCGAGCCTGCGATGCCGGTCAGGATCCGGGCTGTCCGCTGCTTGATGCGCTCGGCGCCGAGGTGCGGGCCGCGTGA
- a CDS encoding DUF2493 domain-containing protein, producing the protein MYDSFIDQLSGLNLSGLSIQPAPFNETDFPCEDAIDQTLAGVWSDLFAMFSDTALEADAEDIAWGVVNLFHRAASRKAAQLDRASDEIRVLLASADGSEVHSSNLEEQVERAQAAEASMLAFEQMRESAASLYRDETGSSWKPISGSRTSHSRNLTSAVIDARDFLRARAENRRHALIPEGTPIVFAGGRQSFENAEDARAYADNIWATLDKVRDAVPDLFLVHGGDGKGADRLAASWAERREVQQLTYSLDRRLGARAGFKRNEQMLSLNPRYVVAFPGNGVTERLVIDAKARRITVVDRRGPLGTSPGS; encoded by the coding sequence ATGTACGACAGCTTCATCGACCAATTGAGCGGCCTCAATCTCTCAGGTCTCAGCATTCAGCCAGCCCCATTCAACGAGACCGACTTTCCTTGCGAGGACGCCATTGACCAGACGCTGGCCGGAGTTTGGTCCGACCTCTTCGCGATGTTTTCTGACACGGCCCTGGAAGCCGATGCCGAGGATATTGCCTGGGGCGTGGTCAATCTCTTCCACCGCGCAGCCAGCCGCAAGGCGGCTCAGCTCGATCGGGCCAGCGACGAAATCCGGGTCCTGCTCGCATCCGCCGATGGCTCCGAAGTCCATTCGAGCAATCTTGAAGAACAAGTCGAACGCGCGCAGGCTGCCGAAGCCAGCATGCTGGCCTTCGAACAGATGCGCGAATCCGCGGCATCACTCTATCGCGACGAGACCGGTTCCTCGTGGAAGCCCATTTCCGGCTCGCGCACGAGCCATTCGCGCAACCTCACCTCGGCCGTAATCGATGCCCGCGATTTCCTCCGCGCTCGCGCCGAGAACCGGCGTCACGCCCTGATCCCGGAGGGAACTCCAATCGTTTTTGCTGGTGGTCGTCAGAGCTTCGAGAATGCCGAGGATGCGCGCGCCTATGCCGACAATATCTGGGCGACGCTGGACAAGGTTCGCGATGCGGTTCCCGATCTCTTCCTGGTCCATGGTGGCGACGGCAAGGGTGCCGATCGCCTGGCAGCGAGCTGGGCCGAGCGCCGCGAAGTTCAGCAGCTGACCTATTCGCTCGATCGTCGGCTTGGCGCTCGCGCCGGGTTCAAGCGCAACGAGCAGATGCTTTCGCTCAATCCGCGTTATGTCGTCGCCTTTCCGGGCAATGGCGTGACCGAACGGCTTGTGATCGATGCCAAGGCGCGCCGGATCACTGTGGTCGATCGCCGCGGCCCGTTGGGCACCTCTCCGGGGTCCTGA
- a CDS encoding integrase, producing the protein MITPAHARAPAFDDRPVLATAPLKAGHAREELSRVGDSSWDLGPAVFRENARRCHVTVHFDVLEHADVQAAMRAYLYARLNVDLPGYRPKLPPASIRQAFNRARRFFAFARLTLGGLDLGRIDQALADAYARHLRHDSARRPVIVGHLLEVVSDLYHYRDRLAGGGLAFEPWAGQAPARVAGYRHVVENRTPRFPEDVIAALLAWSLRYVTVFAHDILSARAALDRLEARRARLLAAERGLPGVERRLRQRARLERHIARRARQGRGVPIWTTAHNGVTRTDPRTGEATPPINVHLLHLHAGVDAEAEPAMHFGLAKGVSALIEAAAADLGVEVGGMDTPISIDPDSGRPWRARFDAKTLAQEERMLQAAAYIVCAYLTGMRDCEVQAMRRGCLSIARSEDGLVERHRIRSTIYKRRSTMGEAASWVTIEPVADAIAVLERLSARPTRASGSDPLWPVLRPGAATKTHLSSEVVRQLNAFRDHLNAAFGSPDVPVIPSGPGGKPWRITTRQFRRTIAWHIANRPFGTIAGMIQYKHASVAAFEGYAGTSASGFRAEVEAQRRLGQQGDLLDYFDRRQGGASLAGPAGPRIARTLDDAAVQLGPLPAMIADRSRLRVMLASVARTLHVGLLADCFFDPATALCLKRVTTPDPKQPLTALCEPTRCPNACITARHRPAWERAADDARALLRERRLSDLQRHALATEINRLTTVIDAIGPAPPEANPG; encoded by the coding sequence ATGATCACGCCCGCCCATGCCCGCGCACCCGCGTTCGACGATCGGCCCGTGCTGGCCACTGCGCCGCTCAAGGCGGGCCACGCCCGCGAAGAGCTGTCGCGGGTCGGCGACTCAAGCTGGGATCTCGGTCCCGCCGTGTTCCGCGAGAACGCGCGGCGCTGCCATGTCACCGTGCATTTCGACGTGCTCGAACATGCCGATGTGCAGGCGGCGATGCGTGCCTATCTCTACGCCCGCCTCAACGTCGATCTTCCCGGCTACCGCCCGAAGCTGCCGCCGGCGAGCATCCGCCAGGCATTCAACCGCGCACGCCGGTTCTTCGCCTTCGCGCGCCTGACGCTTGGAGGGCTCGACCTTGGCCGCATCGATCAGGCGCTGGCCGATGCCTATGCCAGGCATCTTCGCCACGATTCTGCCCGGCGACCCGTCATAGTCGGCCACCTCCTCGAAGTGGTCTCCGATCTCTATCACTATCGTGACCGCCTCGCTGGCGGAGGCCTCGCGTTTGAGCCCTGGGCCGGACAGGCACCCGCCCGCGTCGCAGGCTATCGGCACGTCGTTGAGAACCGTACCCCGCGGTTTCCGGAAGATGTCATCGCCGCACTGCTCGCCTGGTCATTGCGCTACGTCACCGTCTTCGCGCACGATATTCTATCGGCTCGGGCCGCGCTGGATCGGCTCGAGGCGCGCCGCGCCCGGCTGCTTGCCGCCGAGCGCGGACTGCCTGGCGTAGAGCGCCGCCTGCGGCAGCGCGCGCGCCTCGAGCGCCATATCGCGCGTCGAGCCCGGCAAGGCCGCGGCGTGCCGATCTGGACGACCGCGCATAACGGCGTCACGCGCACCGATCCCCGCACCGGAGAAGCGACGCCGCCGATCAACGTCCATCTTCTCCATCTTCATGCCGGTGTCGATGCTGAGGCGGAACCGGCCATGCATTTCGGACTCGCCAAGGGCGTCTCCGCCCTGATCGAAGCCGCTGCCGCCGACCTGGGCGTCGAAGTGGGCGGCATGGACACGCCGATCTCGATTGATCCCGATAGCGGTCGGCCATGGCGCGCACGCTTCGATGCGAAGACGCTCGCACAAGAGGAACGGATGCTTCAGGCGGCCGCCTATATAGTGTGCGCTTACCTCACCGGCATGCGCGACTGCGAGGTGCAGGCGATGCGGCGGGGGTGCCTCTCGATCGCGCGCAGCGAGGATGGCCTGGTCGAGCGGCATCGCATTCGATCGACCATCTACAAGCGTCGGTCGACCATGGGCGAGGCGGCGAGCTGGGTGACGATCGAGCCGGTCGCAGACGCGATAGCGGTGCTTGAACGCCTGTCGGCAAGACCGACGCGCGCCAGCGGCAGCGATCCGCTCTGGCCGGTGCTACGCCCCGGCGCCGCCACCAAGACGCATCTGTCGAGCGAGGTGGTCCGCCAACTCAACGCCTTCCGCGACCACCTCAACGCTGCCTTCGGCAGCCCTGATGTGCCGGTCATCCCGTCCGGACCCGGTGGCAAGCCGTGGCGCATAACGACGCGGCAGTTCCGCCGCACCATCGCATGGCACATCGCCAACCGTCCGTTCGGCACCATCGCCGGCATGATCCAGTATAAGCACGCCTCGGTCGCCGCTTTCGAGGGCTATGCCGGAACCAGCGCATCGGGGTTTCGCGCCGAGGTCGAGGCGCAGCGCCGGCTCGGTCAGCAGGGCGACCTGCTGGACTATTTCGACCGGCGGCAGGGCGGTGCCTCACTCGCGGGGCCGGCGGGACCACGCATCGCGCGGACGCTCGACGATGCGGCCGTGCAGCTCGGGCCCTTGCCCGCCATGATCGCCGACCGCTCCCGGCTACGTGTCATGCTCGCCAGCGTCGCGCGAACCCTCCATGTCGGCCTCCTCGCGGATTGCTTCTTCGATCCCGCCACCGCGCTCTGCCTCAAGCGCGTGACCACCCCCGATCCCAAGCAGCCGCTCACGGCGCTGTGCGAGCCGACCCGCTGTCCCAACGCCTGCATCACCGCCCGTCACAGGCCAGCTTGGGAACGCGCGGCCGATGATGCCAGGGCATTGCTGCGCGAACGACGTCTGTCGGATCTTCAACGCCATGCACTCGCCACCGAGATCAACCGGCTCACTACCGTGATCGACGCCATCGGCCCCGCGCCGCCGGAGGCCAACCCCGGCTGA
- a CDS encoding dihydrolipoyl dehydrogenase family protein gives MAHYDLIVIGSGTAAQVAIGQVRAAGWSVAVIDHRPFGGTCALRGCDPKKMLVSGEEAIDAAARMAGHGVGGDLAIDWPSLMAFKRSFTDPVPAKQERRYAKLGVDAFHGLARFASPDAVAVDGRTLQAQHILIATGAGPIPLGIPGEELVSTSDAFLELETLPRRIVLIGGGYVAAEFSHLAARAGAEVTILQRASRLLPHFDPDLVGWLTPRFTALGIRIETGTAVTRVERNGDGLQVRASRQGAPDLEVACDLVIHAAGRRPDLGSLDLSTGQVAVQDGRLQLDAHLRSISNPRVYAAGDAAGVGPPLTPVSSHDAKIVAANLLQGPSREPDYRGVPSVAFTVPPIAAVGLSEEAARRSGLKFRVNAASTPDWFTARRLAEPVYGHKVLIDERTDLVLGAHLVGPNADEVINLFGLAIRHGLTAADLRSTMFAYPTGASDIGYML, from the coding sequence ATGGCCCATTACGACCTGATCGTCATCGGCAGCGGAACAGCCGCCCAGGTCGCGATCGGCCAGGTCCGCGCCGCCGGATGGTCCGTCGCCGTCATCGACCACCGCCCGTTCGGCGGCACCTGTGCGCTACGGGGCTGCGATCCCAAGAAGATGCTGGTCAGCGGCGAAGAGGCGATCGATGCCGCCGCTCGCATGGCCGGACATGGTGTCGGCGGCGACCTGGCGATCGATTGGCCTAGCCTGATGGCGTTCAAGCGCAGCTTTACCGATCCGGTCCCCGCCAAGCAGGAACGCCGCTACGCCAAGCTGGGCGTCGACGCCTTCCACGGGCTAGCGCGCTTCGCAAGCCCGGACGCGGTCGCGGTCGACGGTCGGACGTTGCAGGCCCAGCATATCCTGATCGCAACCGGCGCGGGGCCGATCCCGCTCGGCATTCCAGGCGAGGAGCTGGTCAGCACGAGCGACGCTTTCCTCGAGCTGGAGACGCTGCCGCGCCGGATCGTGCTGATCGGCGGCGGCTATGTCGCCGCGGAGTTCTCGCATCTGGCCGCACGTGCCGGCGCCGAAGTCACGATCCTGCAGCGCGCTAGCCGGCTGCTGCCGCATTTCGATCCCGACCTGGTGGGCTGGCTCACACCGCGGTTCACGGCGCTCGGCATTCGCATCGAGACCGGCACCGCGGTCACACGGGTCGAGCGGAACGGGGACGGCCTGCAGGTGCGTGCCTCTCGCCAGGGAGCGCCGGACCTGGAGGTCGCCTGCGATCTCGTCATTCATGCTGCCGGGCGTCGTCCCGATCTCGGCAGCCTCGACCTGTCCACCGGGCAGGTCGCGGTGCAAGACGGACGACTGCAGCTCGATGCGCATCTGCGCAGCATTTCCAACCCGCGGGTCTATGCCGCCGGTGACGCCGCCGGCGTCGGGCCGCCCCTGACCCCGGTGTCGAGCCACGACGCGAAGATCGTCGCCGCGAACCTCCTGCAAGGTCCATCGCGCGAGCCCGACTATCGCGGTGTTCCGAGCGTCGCCTTCACCGTGCCGCCGATCGCCGCCGTCGGGCTTTCGGAAGAGGCGGCGCGCCGCAGCGGCCTCAAGTTCCGGGTTAACGCGGCCTCGACGCCGGACTGGTTCACCGCCCGCCGGCTCGCCGAGCCGGTCTATGGCCACAAAGTTCTGATCGACGAGCGGACGGACCTCGTCCTCGGCGCGCATCTCGTCGGGCCGAACGCCGACGAGGTGATCAACCTTTTCGGCCTGGCCATCCGCCACGGCCTCACCGCGGCCGATCTACGCTCCACCATGTTTGCCTATCCGACCGGCGCCTCGGATATCGGCTACATGCTCTAG
- a CDS encoding DUF6437 family protein, which produces MPRNRSAIAALQKLEADREALDAKQRGLEVQAARELGEIILGSGLESFSKKGLRKVAEELGKLGEDAAIEKLTGRGATRASNAAPGTQ; this is translated from the coding sequence ATGCCCCGAAACAGGAGCGCGATTGCAGCCCTGCAAAAGCTCGAAGCAGACCGCGAGGCGCTCGATGCCAAACAACGCGGACTTGAAGTGCAGGCGGCCAGAGAACTCGGCGAAATCATCCTGGGAAGCGGCCTCGAAAGCTTCTCGAAGAAGGGCCTGAGGAAGGTTGCCGAAGAACTCGGGAAACTCGGCGAGGACGCCGCGATCGAGAAACTGACGGGGCGCGGTGCAACCCGTGCTTCGAATGCAGCGCCGGGAACCCAGTAA
- a CDS encoding zincin-like metallopeptidase domain-containing protein encodes MVFFLEPRIGAGLSGYVAELSSAILGAELGLPVTHLDHHASYIASWLKILKSDERAILTAAAKAEEAASMLLDLGGHLSCEVEDDVDLANAA; translated from the coding sequence ATGGTTTTCTTCCTCGAACCCCGGATTGGGGCTGGACTGTCAGGATATGTTGCCGAGCTGTCCTCGGCCATTCTCGGGGCCGAACTGGGTCTTCCGGTCACCCACCTCGACCATCACGCCAGCTACATCGCATCCTGGCTTAAGATCCTCAAATCGGACGAGCGCGCGATCCTGACCGCCGCAGCCAAGGCCGAGGAAGCGGCCAGCATGTTGCTTGACCTTGGGGGTCACCTATCCTGTGAAGTCGAGGACGATGTCGATCTCGCCAATGCAGCTTGA
- a CDS encoding tyrosine-type recombinase/integrase, with amino-acid sequence MSIITVCERRDARGLDAHVPLILRGDALYDPDLDRFFVDLPLAGIRSRHSLRAYAYDVAVWLRFLDACGTTIWDAARDDVTAYHRARRRGDAAQRISAASWNRAVASLDRLYRWGKSQGLIAEAPFSRRAIWRPAHGGRRGMIAARNDAYERTAKRSDVRFVTMDDYRIFRDVGLRGLALDGTERPGARDRNGLRNALFADLLVTTGLRLEEASGLLADELAAIDHDHDQAQQLWLRLPPPLTKGDRGRSVLVPRRLLRQITAYVAVERAAGVTKFAARDGAARFERPIHVTRAGLDRMRDVCTPEERCRLILCDEDGTPREPVALWLTEVGQPVRPNSWEVIFTRACKRCEENGFPLSISPHQLRHTFAVHMLALLIQQRLREAALPVGPVETYRLILGDPLQQVQRLLGHASLATTYVYLDHIATRADTVDAAVEELLALLPGPQGA; translated from the coding sequence GTGTCGATCATTACCGTTTGCGAGCGCCGCGACGCCAGGGGGCTCGACGCGCATGTGCCGCTGATCCTGCGGGGAGACGCTCTCTATGATCCCGATCTCGACCGCTTCTTTGTCGACCTGCCGCTAGCGGGGATCCGCTCGCGCCATTCGCTGCGCGCCTACGCCTATGACGTTGCGGTGTGGCTTCGCTTCCTCGATGCCTGCGGCACGACGATATGGGACGCGGCCCGCGACGATGTGACCGCCTATCACCGCGCGCGGCGGCGCGGCGACGCCGCCCAGCGGATCAGCGCGGCAAGCTGGAACCGGGCAGTCGCCAGCCTCGATCGCCTCTACCGCTGGGGTAAGAGCCAAGGGCTGATTGCCGAAGCGCCGTTCAGTCGGCGCGCTATATGGCGACCGGCGCATGGGGGGCGTCGGGGCATGATCGCCGCGCGCAACGACGCCTATGAACGCACTGCCAAGCGATCGGATGTGCGGTTCGTCACGATGGACGACTACCGCATTTTCCGCGACGTCGGTCTGCGCGGCCTCGCCCTTGACGGTACGGAACGCCCCGGCGCTCGCGATCGCAACGGGCTGCGCAACGCGCTGTTCGCCGATCTTCTCGTCACAACCGGCCTGCGTCTCGAAGAGGCGTCGGGCCTGCTCGCCGATGAGCTTGCGGCCATCGATCACGACCACGATCAGGCTCAGCAGCTTTGGCTGCGCCTGCCGCCGCCGCTCACCAAGGGCGACCGCGGACGCAGCGTCCTGGTCCCGCGCCGGCTCCTTCGTCAGATCACCGCCTATGTCGCCGTCGAGCGCGCCGCGGGCGTGACCAAGTTCGCCGCGCGCGACGGTGCGGCCAGGTTCGAGCGACCGATCCACGTCACCCGCGCCGGTCTCGACCGCATGCGCGATGTCTGCACCCCGGAGGAACGATGCCGCCTGATCCTGTGCGACGAGGATGGAACGCCCCGCGAGCCGGTGGCGCTATGGCTGACCGAGGTCGGGCAGCCTGTCCGCCCCAACTCGTGGGAGGTGATCTTCACCCGGGCCTGCAAGCGGTGCGAGGAGAACGGCTTCCCGCTGTCGATCAGCCCGCACCAGCTTCGCCACACCTTCGCAGTCCATATGCTCGCTCTGCTGATCCAGCAGCGACTGCGCGAGGCCGCACTGCCGGTGGGGCCGGTGGAGACCTATCGGCTGATCCTGGGCGACCCGCTGCAACAGGTGCAACGCCTGCTCGGCCACGCGAGCCTCGCCACCACCTATGTCTATCTCGACCATATCGCGACCCGCGCCGATACGGTGGATGCGGCCGTCGAGGAGCTGCTGGCGCTGTTGCCGGGACCGCAGGGCGCATGA
- a CDS encoding single-stranded DNA-binding protein: MTNIAILTGRIARDPDTRETKGGTNVTGITVVTDRPARDKDGKTYKDENGYTAKESEFHRVTCFNGLAKTVGQYCSKGQLVSVQGRIHYTQWEDKDGVTRYGTEILADKVDFLSRGSGSGDDNDNDNTDAPDID, from the coding sequence ATGACCAATATCGCAATCCTCACCGGCCGCATCGCCCGCGATCCGGACACCCGCGAGACCAAGGGCGGCACCAATGTCACCGGCATCACCGTCGTCACCGATCGCCCCGCACGCGACAAGGACGGCAAGACCTACAAGGACGAGAACGGCTACACCGCTAAGGAAAGCGAGTTCCACCGGGTGACCTGCTTCAATGGCCTCGCCAAGACCGTCGGACAGTACTGCTCCAAGGGCCAGCTGGTCAGCGTCCAGGGCCGCATCCACTACACGCAGTGGGAGGACAAGGACGGGGTCACGCGCTACGGCACCGAGATCCTCGCCGACAAGGTCGACTTCCTCTCCCGCGGCAGTGGATCGGGCGACGACAACGACAACGACAACACCGACGCTCCCGATATCGACTGA
- a CDS encoding ArdC family protein encodes MHFLNRDMSVPAIRRPSMTKSRRTASTSPAARITAAIIEKLEQGTKPWVKPWRGVPASRPLRSCGTPYRGMNTFWLWMVADGFGYASPYWMTYHQCQKLGGQVRKGEKSTIAIFYKSYTKEVENAEGEADTENRRVLKAYAVFNADQCDGLPEFHHPKPLVAALEPKGREDRLDAFFGKVGVELRHHGAQAYYEPLRDRVTMPSVELFEAYDHYYATLAHELSHWTGHSSRLDRDLKNRFGSEAYAAEELIALSGQSAPPATLQ; translated from the coding sequence TTGCACTTCCTGAACCGGGACATGTCCGTCCCGGCGATCAGGAGACCTTCCATGACTAAGTCCCGCCGCACTGCATCGACTTCGCCTGCCGCGCGCATCACCGCCGCCATCATCGAAAAACTCGAGCAAGGCACCAAACCTTGGGTCAAGCCGTGGCGCGGCGTGCCGGCTTCGCGGCCCTTGCGTTCCTGCGGGACGCCCTATCGCGGCATGAACACCTTCTGGCTTTGGATGGTGGCCGATGGCTTTGGCTACGCCTCGCCCTACTGGATGACCTACCACCAGTGCCAGAAGCTCGGCGGCCAGGTCCGCAAGGGTGAGAAATCGACCATCGCGATCTTCTACAAGAGCTACACCAAGGAAGTCGAAAACGCCGAAGGCGAAGCGGATACCGAGAACCGGCGTGTGCTCAAGGCCTATGCCGTGTTCAACGCCGACCAGTGCGATGGCCTCCCTGAATTCCACCATCCCAAGCCATTGGTTGCCGCGCTGGAGCCCAAAGGGCGCGAAGACCGGCTTGATGCCTTCTTCGGCAAGGTGGGCGTAGAGCTGCGCCATCATGGCGCGCAGGCCTATTACGAGCCGCTGCGCGACCGGGTCACCATGCCGTCGGTCGAGCTTTTTGAAGCCTATGACCACTACTACGCGACACTCGCGCACGAGCTGTCGCACTGGACCGGACATTCCTCGCGGCTCGATCGCGATCTTAAGAACCGCTTTGGCAGTGAGGCCTATGCCGCCGAGGAACTCATCGCCTTATCTGGACAGTCTGCGCCGCCCGCAACATTGCAGTAA
- a CDS encoding GDCCVxC domain-containing (seleno)protein: MSDVVPELHSTLTCPHCGHQATETMPTNACQFFYDCRGCGAVLKPKQGDCCVFCSYGDVPCPPIQIEGKGASCCG; encoded by the coding sequence ATGTCTGACGTCGTTCCGGAGCTGCACTCGACCCTGACCTGTCCGCACTGCGGACATCAGGCGACCGAGACGATGCCGACCAACGCATGCCAGTTTTTCTATGACTGCCGGGGCTGCGGCGCGGTCCTCAAGCCCAAGCAGGGCGATTGCTGCGTCTTTTGTTCCTATGGCGACGTTCCGTGTCCGCCGATCCAGATCGAGGGCAAGGGCGCGTCCTGCTGCGGCTGA